A stretch of Methylogaea oryzae DNA encodes these proteins:
- a CDS encoding MarC family protein: protein MELLHDAAKLLLPLVIIMDPLGNLTFFLLFTQDQDDPTRRRTALIAAAGAGAILLLFSFSGEALLQFFAIGLPAFQLSGGLILLIHALQMLHLIPQGIKTTSEEQEEGIAKENVGLVPLATPLLAGPGAVTAVLVWRQQAAEFHDLVLLNGAIIAACILTYLVFASARRLRELLGVGGIRVATRLMGLLLAVIAVQFMVNGVQALR from the coding sequence ATGGAACTCCTGCACGACGCCGCCAAGCTGTTGCTGCCCTTGGTCATCATCATGGATCCCCTGGGCAACCTGACGTTTTTCCTGCTGTTCACCCAGGATCAGGACGACCCCACCCGCCGCCGCACCGCCCTCATCGCCGCGGCCGGCGCCGGCGCGATCCTGCTGTTGTTCAGCTTCAGCGGCGAAGCGCTGCTGCAATTCTTCGCCATCGGCCTACCCGCCTTCCAGCTGTCCGGCGGCCTCATCCTGTTGATTCACGCCCTGCAAATGCTGCATCTGATTCCCCAGGGCATCAAAACCACCAGCGAAGAGCAGGAAGAAGGCATCGCCAAGGAAAACGTCGGCTTGGTGCCCCTGGCAACGCCCCTGCTGGCCGGCCCTGGCGCCGTCACCGCCGTGCTGGTATGGCGCCAACAGGCGGCGGAATTCCACGATTTGGTATTACTGAACGGCGCGATCATAGCGGCCTGTATCCTGACCTATTTAGTTTTCGCCTCGGCCCGCCGCCTGCGCGAACTGTTGGGCGTCGGCGGCATCCGCGTCGCCACCCGCTTGATGGGATTGTTGCTGGCGGTAATCGCCGTGCAGTTCATGGTGAATGGGGTACAGGCGCTGCGCTAG
- a CDS encoding MBL fold metallo-hydrolase RNA specificity domain-containing protein encodes MATLTFWGAAQQVTGSCHLLETSHGRLLLDCGMFQGEPATEQLNHRSFPFDPRAIDAVVLSHAHLDHSGLLPKLAAEGFSGPVYLTGPSYDLVELMLKDAAFLEMKDTVWENKRLERAGKPLVEPLYTLEDVERLLGQRQALDYEQPTEVLPGVTLRFRQAGHILGAAFVELTVNEGKHPRTLVFSGDLGNRFSPLMQDPQAPPHADMLLLESTYGDRDHRSLNDTLEEFRSILAAAHAKGGNVLIPSFAVGRAQDLIYWLGKFHREGALPQHNVFLDSPMAITATAIYLRHRKHFNHDDAEFDRAIAQGWRAWLPQLTYSETTEDSMALNRVDGGAIIIAGSGMCTGGRIRHHLKYNLWKKDTHVVIAGFQPNGTLGRKLVDGAKRVTILGSEIAVKAHIHTLGGFSAHAGQTQLLQWAKAFPGAKPALHLVHGEPEAMQTLQQRFAETDWQANIAAPGQTVKL; translated from the coding sequence ATGGCCACACTGACATTCTGGGGCGCGGCGCAACAGGTTACCGGCTCCTGCCATTTGCTGGAAACCAGCCACGGCCGGCTGTTGCTGGATTGCGGCATGTTCCAAGGGGAGCCGGCCACCGAACAGCTCAATCACCGGTCTTTTCCTTTCGACCCCCGCGCCATCGACGCGGTGGTGTTGTCCCATGCTCACCTGGATCACTCGGGCTTGCTGCCCAAGCTGGCAGCGGAGGGCTTCAGCGGACCCGTCTACCTTACCGGCCCCAGCTACGACCTGGTGGAACTGATGTTGAAGGACGCGGCCTTTCTGGAAATGAAGGACACCGTCTGGGAGAACAAGCGCCTGGAACGGGCCGGCAAGCCGCTGGTGGAACCCCTCTATACCCTGGAAGACGTGGAGCGGCTGCTGGGCCAGCGGCAGGCGCTGGATTACGAGCAACCGACCGAAGTGCTGCCCGGCGTCACGCTGCGTTTCCGCCAGGCCGGCCACATTCTCGGCGCCGCCTTTGTCGAACTCACTGTCAACGAAGGCAAACATCCGCGCACCCTGGTGTTTTCCGGCGACCTGGGCAATCGATTTTCCCCCCTCATGCAAGACCCGCAAGCGCCGCCCCACGCGGACATGCTGCTGCTGGAGTCCACCTACGGCGACCGCGATCATCGCTCGCTGAACGATACCCTGGAGGAGTTCCGCTCCATCCTGGCGGCCGCCCACGCCAAAGGCGGCAACGTGCTGATCCCGTCTTTCGCCGTGGGCCGCGCCCAAGACTTGATCTACTGGCTGGGCAAGTTCCACCGGGAAGGCGCGCTGCCGCAGCACAACGTGTTCCTCGACAGCCCCATGGCCATCACCGCCACGGCCATCTACCTGCGCCACCGCAAGCACTTCAACCACGACGACGCCGAATTCGACCGCGCCATCGCCCAGGGCTGGCGGGCGTGGCTGCCGCAGCTGACCTATTCGGAAACCACCGAGGACTCCATGGCCCTCAACCGGGTGGACGGCGGCGCCATCATCATCGCCGGCAGCGGCATGTGCACCGGCGGACGCATCCGCCACCACCTCAAGTACAACCTTTGGAAAAAAGACACCCACGTGGTCATCGCCGGATTCCAGCCCAACGGCACCCTGGGCCGCAAGTTGGTGGACGGTGCCAAGCGGGTCACCATCCTTGGCTCGGAAATCGCCGTGAAAGCCCATATCCACACCCTGGGCGGATTTTCCGCCCATGCCGGCCAAACCCAATTGTTGCAATGGGCCAAGGCTTTCCCCGGCGCGAAGCCGGCGCTGCATCTGGTGCACGGCGAACCGGAAGCCATGCAAACGCTACAACAGCGTTTTGCCGAAACCGATTGGCAGGCGAACATCGCCGCGCCGGGACAGACGGTCAAGCTGTGA
- a CDS encoding TMEM165/GDT1 family protein: MDLSFLPSSWLSGGDLLQWSTTTGTAFLLIAAAEIGDKSQLVCMTLAARYRPWPVLLGAIAAFALLNLAAVVFGAVVAAWVPQQWVACAVAVLFGVFGIHALLIGDDEEEDEGVKAERSGHSLFATTFLLIVVAEFGDKTQLAVAGFSSTAPPAPVWLGATLALAFTSALGVWAGSSVLQRLPLTLLHRISGTVFLLLALAAAYRAAPADWAGVVGGWLRQALAGLSA; encoded by the coding sequence ATGGATTTATCCTTCCTTCCGTCTTCCTGGCTGTCCGGCGGCGATTTGCTGCAGTGGTCCACCACCACCGGCACAGCTTTCCTGCTGATCGCCGCCGCCGAAATCGGCGACAAAAGCCAGTTGGTTTGCATGACCCTGGCGGCCCGTTACCGGCCCTGGCCGGTGCTGCTGGGGGCCATTGCGGCGTTTGCGCTGCTCAATTTGGCGGCGGTGGTGTTCGGTGCGGTGGTGGCGGCCTGGGTGCCGCAACAGTGGGTGGCTTGCGCCGTGGCGGTATTGTTCGGCGTGTTCGGCATCCATGCGCTGCTGATCGGCGACGACGAGGAAGAGGACGAGGGCGTGAAGGCGGAGCGGAGCGGCCACAGCTTGTTCGCCACCACCTTCCTGCTCATCGTGGTGGCGGAATTCGGCGACAAGACGCAACTGGCGGTGGCCGGCTTCAGCAGCACCGCACCGCCCGCGCCGGTTTGGCTGGGGGCGACTTTGGCTTTGGCTTTTACTTCCGCCCTCGGGGTGTGGGCCGGCAGCTCGGTATTGCAGCGGTTGCCCCTGACTTTGCTGCACCGCATCAGCGGTACGGTATTTTTGTTGTTGGCTTTGGCGGCTGCTTACCGCGCCGCGCCGGCCGATTGGGCCGGCGTGGTGGGAGGATGGTTACGGCAGGCGTTGGCGGGGCTTTCCGCTTGA
- a CDS encoding ZIP family metal transporter: protein MSLPELYDKAHRLIKHSQSALHRHPAYKAFRSLPEDRQKVVAIAAATTAVLFVFGLMYAYNRMVLLGLIASLLAGSATGLGALPTLFFKEISDKLLSIMLGGAAGVMLAATAFSLVVPGIDYGNLLWPGKGIYAMAFGMMIGILFLHYADQWLPHDHVGVMVPPERSRSLRKIWLFVIAITIHNFPEGLAVGVSFGAEDWRNGAILAIAIGLQNIPEGLAVALPLAGLGYDRRKAVWVATLTGLVEPIGGLLGVAAVTVFKPLLPFGMGFAAGAMLFVICDEIIPEIHTRKDTRAATFAIMGGFIIMMMLDNAIR, encoded by the coding sequence ATGTCACTGCCCGAGCTTTACGATAAAGCCCATCGCCTGATTAAGCATTCGCAATCCGCATTGCATCGGCACCCCGCATACAAGGCTTTCCGCAGCCTGCCGGAGGATCGGCAAAAGGTGGTGGCTATCGCGGCGGCGACGACGGCGGTGTTGTTTGTTTTCGGCTTGATGTATGCGTACAACCGCATGGTGCTGCTGGGCTTGATCGCCAGCTTGCTGGCGGGCTCTGCCACCGGCTTGGGCGCTCTGCCGACGCTGTTCTTCAAGGAAATTTCCGACAAATTGCTCAGCATCATGCTGGGCGGCGCGGCCGGCGTGATGTTGGCGGCCACGGCGTTTTCCCTGGTGGTGCCGGGTATCGACTACGGCAATCTGCTGTGGCCGGGCAAGGGCATTTACGCCATGGCGTTCGGCATGATGATCGGCATTTTGTTTTTGCACTATGCCGACCAGTGGTTGCCCCACGACCACGTCGGTGTCATGGTGCCGCCGGAACGCAGCCGTTCCCTGCGCAAGATCTGGCTGTTCGTCATCGCCATCACCATCCACAATTTTCCGGAAGGGTTGGCGGTCGGCGTGAGCTTTGGCGCGGAAGACTGGCGCAACGGCGCCATCCTGGCGATCGCCATCGGTTTGCAGAATATTCCGGAAGGGCTGGCGGTGGCTCTGCCTTTGGCGGGGTTGGGCTACGACCGGCGCAAAGCGGTGTGGGTGGCGACCCTGACCGGCTTGGTAGAGCCCATCGGCGGCTTGCTGGGCGTGGCCGCCGTGACGGTGTTTAAGCCGCTGCTGCCCTTCGGCATGGGATTCGCCGCCGGCGCCATGCTGTTCGTCATCTGCGACGAAATCATCCCGGAGATCCACACCCGCAAGGACACCCGCGCCGCGACTTTCGCCATCATGGGCGGGTTCATCATCATGATGATGCTGGACAACGCCATTCGCTGA